In one window of Miscanthus floridulus cultivar M001 chromosome 12, ASM1932011v1, whole genome shotgun sequence DNA:
- the LOC136495334 gene encoding probable L-ascorbate peroxidase 3, peroxisomal isoform X2, translating into MTFVRNKTSPAPESKRNQGCCCPVSCPTASAAASLPLLPQSNKFSAAMSAPVVDAEYMAEIEKAWRDLRALISSKNCAPIMLRLAWHDAGTYDAKTNTGGPNGSIRFQQEYSHSSNAGLKIAIDLLEPIKQKHPKITYADLYQLAGVVAVEVTGGPTIDFVPGRKDSSACPEEGRLPDATKGASHLREVFYRMGLSDKDIVALSGGHTLGRAHPERTGFDGPWTKEPLKFDNSYFVELLKGDSEGLLKLPTDKVLVEDPEFRQYVELYAKDEETFFRDYAESHKKLSELGFTPPRSSFTCKSGNKQKSLLVQAAAGVAIAAAVVAWAYLCESNKKFI; encoded by the exons ATGACTTTCGTACGAAACAAGACCTCCCCTGCTCCAGAGTCCAAAAGAAACCAGGGCTGCTGCTGCCCTGTTTCTTGTCCAACTGCTTCTGCTGCGGCTTCACTTCCTCTGCTTCCACAGAGCAACAAGTTCTCAGCAGCAATGTCTGCACCCGTGGTGGACGCGGAGTACATGGCCGAGATCGAGAAGGCGTGGCGGGACCTCCGTGCCCTCATCTCCAGCAAGAACTGCGCGCCCATCATGCTCCGCCTCGC GTGGCATGATGCTGGCACTTACGACGCCAAGACCAACACTGGAGGCCCCAACGGCTCCATAAGGTTCCAACAGGAGTACAGCCACTCTTCGAATGCAGGGCTCAAGATTGCCATTGACCTCTTAG AGCCAATAAAACAGAAGCACCCCAAGATCACATATGCAGACCTGTATCAG CTTGCCGGAGTTGTCGCCGTCGAAGTTACTGGTGGACCAACCATTGATTTCGTTCCTGGCAGAAAG GATTCATCGGCTTGTCCAGAGGAAGGACGCTTGCCGGATGCTACAAAAG GTGCTTCGCATCTAAGAGAAGTCTTCTACCGGATGGGTTTATCTGACAAGGACATTGTGGCACTCTCCGGCGGCCATACTCTG GGAAGAGCACATCCAGAGAGGACAGGATTTGATGGCCCCTGGACTAAGGAACCTCTGAAATTTGACAACTCTTATTTCGT TGAGCTTCTGAAAGGCGATTCTGAAGGGCTCTTGAAACTCCCTACTGACAAAGTTCTTGTGGAAGATCCTGAATTCCGTCAGTACGTCGAACTATATGCCAAG GATGAAGAAACTTTCTTTAGGGACTACGCGGAGTCACACAAGAAGCTCTCAGAGCTAGGCTTCACACCCCCTCGCTCTTCTTTCACATGCAAATCCGGAAATAAACAGAAGTCCTTGCTGGTGCAAGCTGCAGCTGGGGTCGCAATTGCTGCTGCAGTTGTCGCATGGGCATACCTGTGTGAATCCAACAAGAAGTTCATCTAA
- the LOC136495334 gene encoding probable L-ascorbate peroxidase 3, peroxisomal isoform X1, with translation MTFVRNKTSPAPESKRNQGCCCPVSCPTASAAASLPLLPQSNKFSAAMSAPVVDAEYMAEIEKAWRDLRALISSKNCAPIMLRLAWHDAGTYDAKTNTGGPNGSIRFQQEYSHSSNAGLKIAIDLLEPIKQKHPKITYADLYQVVQNYVPMYYLFTQLTLCFINQLAGVVAVEVTGGPTIDFVPGRKDSSACPEEGRLPDATKGASHLREVFYRMGLSDKDIVALSGGHTLGRAHPERTGFDGPWTKEPLKFDNSYFVELLKGDSEGLLKLPTDKVLVEDPEFRQYVELYAKDEETFFRDYAESHKKLSELGFTPPRSSFTCKSGNKQKSLLVQAAAGVAIAAAVVAWAYLCESNKKFI, from the exons ATGACTTTCGTACGAAACAAGACCTCCCCTGCTCCAGAGTCCAAAAGAAACCAGGGCTGCTGCTGCCCTGTTTCTTGTCCAACTGCTTCTGCTGCGGCTTCACTTCCTCTGCTTCCACAGAGCAACAAGTTCTCAGCAGCAATGTCTGCACCCGTGGTGGACGCGGAGTACATGGCCGAGATCGAGAAGGCGTGGCGGGACCTCCGTGCCCTCATCTCCAGCAAGAACTGCGCGCCCATCATGCTCCGCCTCGC GTGGCATGATGCTGGCACTTACGACGCCAAGACCAACACTGGAGGCCCCAACGGCTCCATAAGGTTCCAACAGGAGTACAGCCACTCTTCGAATGCAGGGCTCAAGATTGCCATTGACCTCTTAG AGCCAATAAAACAGAAGCACCCCAAGATCACATATGCAGACCTGTATCAGGTAGTACAAAACTATGTCCCCATGTACTATTTATTTACCCAATTGACGTTGTGCTTCATTAACCAGCTTGCCGGAGTTGTCGCCGTCGAAGTTACTGGTGGACCAACCATTGATTTCGTTCCTGGCAGAAAG GATTCATCGGCTTGTCCAGAGGAAGGACGCTTGCCGGATGCTACAAAAG GTGCTTCGCATCTAAGAGAAGTCTTCTACCGGATGGGTTTATCTGACAAGGACATTGTGGCACTCTCCGGCGGCCATACTCTG GGAAGAGCACATCCAGAGAGGACAGGATTTGATGGCCCCTGGACTAAGGAACCTCTGAAATTTGACAACTCTTATTTCGT TGAGCTTCTGAAAGGCGATTCTGAAGGGCTCTTGAAACTCCCTACTGACAAAGTTCTTGTGGAAGATCCTGAATTCCGTCAGTACGTCGAACTATATGCCAAG GATGAAGAAACTTTCTTTAGGGACTACGCGGAGTCACACAAGAAGCTCTCAGAGCTAGGCTTCACACCCCCTCGCTCTTCTTTCACATGCAAATCCGGAAATAAACAGAAGTCCTTGCTGGTGCAAGCTGCAGCTGGGGTCGCAATTGCTGCTGCAGTTGTCGCATGGGCATACCTGTGTGAATCCAACAAGAAGTTCATCTAA